The proteins below come from a single Campylobacter sp. CCUG 57310 genomic window:
- the fldA gene encoding flavodoxin FldA produces MIGIIFGSSMGNTEEAAKFLSENLGLKNELLNVSDCDADKINSFDKLILGTSTWGSGDLQDDWDAFDFEGLELSGKTVAVFGMGDSESYSDEFCNAMGKLYDHVVKQGGKVVGSVSTDGYSFDSSDSVRDGKFVGLALDADNESDQTEPRILAWIEQIKPQFA; encoded by the coding sequence ATGATAGGAATAATTTTTGGAAGCAGTATGGGAAATACTGAAGAGGCGGCAAAATTTTTGTCTGAAAATTTAGGGCTTAAAAACGAGCTTTTGAATGTAAGCGATTGCGATGCGGACAAGATAAACAGCTTTGATAAGTTGATCCTTGGCACTTCTACATGGGGAAGCGGCGATTTGCAAGATGATTGGGATGCGTTTGATTTCGAAGGTCTTGAGCTTAGCGGCAAAACTGTTGCGGTATTTGGAATGGGCGACAGCGAGAGCTATAGCGACGAGTTTTGCAACGCCATGGGCAAGCTTTACGATCATGTCGTAAAACAAGGCGGAAAAGTCGTAGGTAGCGTATCAACAGATGGATATAGCTTTGATAGTTCCGATTCTGTTCGCGACGGCAAATTCGTAGGACTTGCGCTTGATGCGGATAATGAAAGCGATCAAACAGAGCCAAGAATTCTTGCTTGGATCGAGCAGATAAAACCTCAATTTGCATAA
- the luxS gene encoding S-ribosylhomocysteine lyase: MPLLDSFCVDHVKMNAPGVRLAKTMKTPKGDDISVFDLRFCKPNEEILPEKGIHTLEHLFAGFMRDHLNGNGVEIIDISPMGCRTGFYMSLIGTPSEEDVKQAWLKSMGDVLNVKNQSEIPELNEYQCGTYKMHSLEEAHAIANKILKSGLGIINNDEIRLDLRAMGL, encoded by the coding sequence ATGCCGTTGCTTGATAGCTTTTGCGTAGATCACGTAAAGATGAACGCCCCGGGAGTTAGGTTGGCTAAAACCATGAAAACGCCAAAAGGCGATGATATAAGCGTTTTTGATCTTAGATTTTGCAAGCCTAATGAGGAAATTTTGCCCGAAAAAGGAATTCACACTCTTGAGCATTTGTTTGCGGGCTTTATGAGAGATCATCTAAACGGCAACGGAGTTGAGATCATCGATATCTCGCCGATGGGCTGCAGAACGGGCTTTTATATGAGTCTTATCGGCACTCCTAGCGAAGAAGATGTAAAACAAGCTTGGCTTAAATCAATGGGCGATGTATTAAACGTAAAAAACCAAAGCGAAATTCCGGAGCTTAACGAGTATCAGTGCGGCACTTACAAGATGCATTCGCTTGAAGAGGCGCATGCAATCGCAAATAAAATTTTAAAAAGCGGACTTGGTATCATTAACAACGACGAGATAAGACTTGATCTAAGAGCTATGGGCTTGTGA
- a CDS encoding DNA adenine methylase, whose protein sequence is MISDVKPEITSENKAFLTEQILTYLGNKRSLLGFIEQGVLHAKSELRRDKLSCADVFSGSGIVARFLKRYANFIVVNDLELYSKITNECYLANLTPELKAELKTTLAKLKKEIKSDFKSGFITELYSPKDEASITPNDRVFYTPYNARYIDTARAGIELLHEEIRPFFLAPLLHSASVHANTSGVFKGFYKNKDRIGQFGGEGKNALKRILAPIELKMPVFSNFNVEFEVMQKDANLLAGEIGKIDLAYLDPPYNQHPYGSNYFMLNLIAKYERPSEISKVSGIAKDWNRSVYNQKANTAEAFFDLIGKLKAKFVIISFNSEGFISKESFEKNLKKFGKVELKEQKYNAFRGSRNLKSRSLHVNELLFILKKQS, encoded by the coding sequence ATGATTAGCGATGTAAAGCCTGAAATTACAAGTGAAAATAAGGCTTTTCTAACCGAGCAAATTTTAACCTATCTTGGCAATAAGCGCTCCTTGCTTGGATTTATAGAGCAGGGCGTATTGCACGCTAAAAGCGAATTAAGGCGAGATAAGTTAAGTTGCGCGGATGTCTTTTCGGGCTCGGGAATTGTGGCCAGATTTTTAAAGCGATATGCAAATTTTATCGTTGTAAACGATCTTGAGCTGTATTCTAAAATTACCAACGAATGCTATCTTGCAAATTTAACACCCGAGCTTAAAGCCGAACTCAAAACCACTTTAGCAAAACTTAAAAAAGAGATAAAAAGCGATTTTAAAAGCGGCTTTATAACAGAGCTTTACTCCCCAAAAGATGAAGCTAGTATCACACCAAACGATAGGGTTTTTTATACACCTTATAATGCGCGCTATATCGATACCGCAAGAGCTGGCATTGAGCTTTTACATGAAGAGATAAGACCGTTTTTCCTAGCCCCACTTCTGCATTCTGCCAGCGTGCATGCAAATACGAGCGGCGTTTTTAAGGGCTTTTATAAAAATAAAGACAGAATAGGGCAGTTTGGCGGTGAAGGAAAAAATGCGTTAAAAAGAATTCTAGCTCCTATCGAGCTTAAAATGCCTGTTTTTTCAAATTTTAACGTTGAATTTGAAGTTATGCAAAAGGACGCAAATTTACTGGCAGGCGAGATTGGCAAGATCGATTTGGCATATCTTGATCCTCCTTATAACCAGCACCCTTACGGCTCAAACTACTTTATGCTGAATTTGATTGCCAAATACGAGCGTCCAAGTGAAATTTCAAAAGTTTCAGGCATAGCTAAAGATTGGAATCGCTCCGTTTATAATCAAAAAGCAAACACGGCTGAAGCTTTTTTTGATCTCATTGGTAAGCTCAAGGCTAAATTTGTGATTATATCTTTTAACTCCGAAGGATTTATCTCAAAAGAGAGCTTTGAAAAAAATCTTAAGAAATTTGGCAAGGTAGAATTAAAAGAGCAGAAGTATAACGCTTTTCGCGGAAGTAGAAATCTAAAAAGCCGAAGCTTGCATGTAAATGAGCTTTTATTTATACTCAAAAAACAAAGCTAA
- a CDS encoding molybdopterin-dependent oxidoreductase, protein MKRRDFIKTSAVLGASTLSASRIEGVTQTIFDNKKLFGANRFGTFWANINSGQIVSVDKFEGDKFPNTMNYSLPDVIQNENRVLYPMVRKSYLKAKGPSKSELRGKDEFVRVSWDTALDLAAKALKENFDKYGPESIYGECYWWGGSGKVSWGRTVVHRMLKILGGYVEESGDYSTGAGLVIMPHVVGGSAVYDTPTKWKAIVKNAKNVVFWGTDPIVTNQIASVPPTHDNYLGVMDLKKSGIKTYSVNVMINDTSRYLGSENVIVKPNTDTAMIIGMCHYLYENKLYDEQFIKTYTVGFNKFKDYFLGTEDKVVKDVNWASKICGVKPEYIAKFAEKLAKEPSTIVIGRALQRADHGEQIFWALVTLSAMLGHVGKQGLGFEFSLGYNSAGAGDKIAPILKGLSTRISEKYETPDAPWKKFKNVTIPSSRSIEALEHPGKEIDYNGKKIKLPHMRVAFNASGSMFTRHQDVNNIVKQWKKFETVITAEPYWTSTAKMSDIVFPVAIEVERNDINQTAPNGEYIVAYRPLVEPMGESKSDFWICEQICKRWGMAEVFTEGKDELGWAKELYEDAMVQAKGLNVSMPKFEEFWEKGFVRFEQDKKETELYTRLEAFRENPTKNRLGTPSGKIEIYSPTIAKFGYADCPGHVTWIEPIEWLGDAKKTAKYPIHIVSPHSRYRLHSQLNNSIIRSFAEVSGREPILMNPKDAKDRGLATGDIVRVFNDRGEILAGVLVTDLVQEKVAAICEGAWYDPEVWGEKSLCQHGCVNVLTIDKGTSKLAQSNTAHTTLAQIEKFKGEIKPIKAFSKPVILQSL, encoded by the coding sequence GTGAAGAGACGAGACTTTATAAAGACTTCAGCAGTTTTGGGCGCTAGTACGCTAAGCGCAAGCAGGATCGAAGGCGTAACGCAAACGATTTTTGATAACAAAAAGCTGTTTGGCGCAAATAGATTCGGTACGTTTTGGGCAAATATCAATTCGGGACAAATTGTTTCTGTAGACAAATTTGAAGGCGATAAGTTCCCAAACACTATGAACTACTCGCTTCCTGACGTTATACAAAACGAAAATAGAGTGCTTTACCCGATGGTTAGAAAAAGCTATCTAAAAGCTAAAGGTCCTTCAAAAAGCGAACTAAGAGGCAAAGATGAGTTTGTGCGCGTTAGCTGGGACACGGCGCTTGATCTGGCGGCAAAAGCGTTAAAAGAAAATTTTGACAAATACGGCCCTGAGAGTATTTACGGCGAGTGCTACTGGTGGGGCGGTAGCGGTAAAGTAAGCTGGGGTAGAACCGTAGTGCATAGAATGCTAAAAATTCTTGGCGGATATGTTGAAGAAAGCGGGGATTATTCAACCGGTGCAGGGCTTGTCATCATGCCTCACGTTGTTGGCGGAAGTGCGGTTTATGATACGCCTACTAAGTGGAAAGCTATCGTTAAAAACGCTAAAAACGTAGTATTTTGGGGTACCGATCCGATAGTTACAAACCAAATCGCCTCCGTTCCTCCGACACACGATAACTATCTTGGCGTTATGGATCTTAAAAAATCAGGCATTAAAACCTATAGCGTAAACGTCATGATTAACGACACTTCAAGATATCTTGGCTCTGAAAACGTCATCGTTAAGCCAAATACCGATACCGCAATGATAATCGGAATGTGCCACTATCTATATGAAAATAAGCTTTATGATGAGCAATTTATCAAAACTTATACCGTCGGCTTTAATAAATTTAAAGATTATTTCCTAGGAACTGAAGATAAGGTGGTAAAAGATGTAAATTGGGCGAGTAAAATTTGTGGCGTTAAACCCGAATACATCGCTAAATTTGCAGAAAAACTGGCAAAAGAACCAAGCACTATCGTAATAGGTCGTGCACTTCAAAGAGCAGATCACGGCGAGCAAATTTTCTGGGCTTTAGTAACTCTTAGTGCGATGCTTGGACATGTGGGCAAACAAGGACTTGGCTTTGAGTTTAGCCTTGGTTATAACTCAGCAGGCGCAGGCGATAAGATAGCTCCTATCTTAAAAGGACTAAGCACAAGAATTAGCGAAAAATACGAAACTCCTGACGCTCCTTGGAAGAAATTTAAAAACGTAACCATTCCTTCATCACGCTCTATCGAGGCTCTTGAGCACCCGGGCAAGGAGATTGACTATAACGGCAAAAAGATCAAGCTTCCGCACATGAGAGTAGCCTTTAACGCGTCAGGTTCGATGTTTACACGCCATCAAGACGTAAATAATATCGTTAAACAATGGAAGAAGTTTGAGACCGTTATCACTGCAGAGCCTTATTGGACCAGCACTGCAAAGATGTCTGATATAGTTTTCCCTGTGGCTATTGAAGTTGAGAGAAACGATATCAACCAAACCGCTCCAAACGGCGAATATATCGTAGCATATAGACCGCTCGTGGAGCCGATGGGCGAGAGCAAGAGCGACTTTTGGATTTGCGAGCAAATTTGCAAACGCTGGGGCATGGCAGAGGTGTTTACAGAAGGCAAGGATGAGCTAGGATGGGCAAAAGAGCTATATGAAGACGCTATGGTGCAAGCAAAAGGATTAAATGTATCTATGCCTAAATTTGAAGAATTTTGGGAAAAAGGCTTTGTGAGATTTGAACAAGATAAAAAAGAGACCGAGCTTTACACCAGACTTGAAGCTTTTAGGGAAAATCCTACTAAAAATCGCCTTGGAACGCCGTCCGGTAAGATAGAAATTTACTCGCCTACGATAGCGAAATTTGGCTATGCAGACTGCCCTGGTCACGTTACTTGGATCGAGCCTATCGAATGGTTGGGGGATGCAAAAAAGACGGCTAAGTATCCGATTCACATCGTAAGCCCTCACTCAAGATATCGCTTACACTCTCAGCTAAACAACTCTATCATCAGAAGCTTTGCCGAAGTTAGCGGCAGAGAGCCGATTTTGATGAATCCAAAAGACGCTAAAGATCGCGGACTTGCAACAGGTGACATCGTAAGAGTATTTAACGATCGCGGCGAAATTTTAGCCGGCGTGCTGGTAACTGATCTTGTTCAGGAAAAAGTAGCGGCTATATGCGAAGGCGCTTGGTATGATCCTGAGGTTTGGGGAGAAAAGAGCCTTTGTCAACACGGTTGCGTAAACGTCTTAACTATAGATAAAGGCACAAGTAAGCTTGCTCAAAGCAACACCGCTCACACGACTTTGGCGCAAATTGAGAAATTTAAAGGTGAGATTAAGCCTATTAAGGCGTTTTCAAAACCTGTCATACTTCAATCTCTTTAA
- the ciaB gene encoding invasion protein CiaB — MNDFKRLNELNKELKSKLNSLYKDYDNELVKRGLEIAKFQGSQSEKTAILRRIVDLKVDPLINELKKLGRNEEEILEIREKMYDYTREIHENLHTELIKKIKEEQILDEFYLELINGVHNIGVVINDMQKSWQAHIIDGINKEFETKFKDMNEARDFISQNGLFQLDTNGEVCDRTYGAVVKNGEKFEFKPYAAVFESDINRLEGKFDEMIAALKKIATNEEQSAYINYFIKLKEAFCQRENSKVISAWQEAEIAWMDVRSPLQVGHPLEYYEDAYTHAVALEWDIRLAEVSEFNEDKFKQDIKDSFEKIYKQVVANSLKMHELVLSNINKTQLYISNPMIYYGAELNGLFSAQVVPNDEFVSKKCGKKIFAFVNHVYESAKARPFMRLSSEIFDKDFLNFGREILFTKPEVWRRVYEISTIGHEFGHVLFVSEDSEKEMNTGGVFKFIEEYKATTGGLVNFFLHEEEMYKLPVFHELIARCVGLIAWREVDEVRAYYCEGLIHLSLLFKAGVLGFKDEKLSVNFSLQSYEKFKEICMKNYEDLATHYVKKAEAGEFLAKFCEPDGQSYLPKDENVREFVKFYFDLYQKIGNEIDNSGEWERWQERANEIYKKEIV; from the coding sequence ATGAATGATTTTAAAAGATTAAACGAGTTAAATAAAGAGCTTAAAAGCAAGCTAAATTCCCTTTATAAAGACTATGATAACGAGCTTGTAAAAAGAGGGCTTGAGATAGCTAAATTTCAAGGAAGCCAGAGTGAAAAAACAGCTATCTTAAGACGAATTGTAGATCTTAAGGTTGATCCTTTGATAAATGAGCTTAAAAAGCTTGGACGAAATGAAGAAGAGATCCTTGAAATTCGCGAAAAGATGTATGACTACACAAGAGAAATTCATGAAAATTTGCATACTGAACTTATAAAAAAGATAAAAGAAGAGCAAATTTTAGACGAGTTTTATCTTGAGCTTATTAATGGCGTGCATAATATCGGAGTAGTGATAAACGATATGCAAAAGTCGTGGCAGGCTCATATAATAGACGGGATAAATAAAGAATTTGAGACTAAATTTAAGGATATGAACGAGGCGCGAGATTTTATATCGCAAAACGGGCTTTTTCAGCTTGATACTAATGGCGAAGTTTGTGACAGAACTTACGGTGCAGTCGTTAAAAACGGCGAAAAATTTGAGTTTAAGCCTTATGCGGCAGTATTTGAAAGCGACATTAACAGGCTTGAGGGTAAATTTGACGAGATGATCGCCGCTCTTAAAAAAATAGCTACCAACGAGGAGCAAAGCGCTTATATAAACTATTTTATAAAGCTTAAAGAGGCGTTTTGCCAAAGGGAAAATTCCAAAGTAATCTCTGCATGGCAAGAGGCGGAAATAGCATGGATGGATGTGCGCTCGCCTCTTCAGGTCGGACATCCGCTTGAATACTATGAGGATGCTTATACCCATGCAGTCGCGCTTGAATGGGATATCAGGCTTGCTGAAGTAAGTGAATTTAACGAGGATAAATTTAAGCAAGATATAAAAGATAGCTTTGAAAAAATTTACAAACAAGTAGTTGCTAATAGCCTGAAAATGCATGAATTGGTGCTTTCAAACATAAATAAAACTCAGCTTTACATCTCAAATCCTATGATTTATTACGGTGCCGAGCTTAACGGACTATTTTCGGCACAAGTCGTTCCAAATGACGAATTCGTAAGCAAAAAATGCGGTAAGAAAATTTTTGCTTTTGTAAATCACGTCTATGAAAGCGCTAAAGCAAGACCGTTCATGAGGCTTTCAAGCGAAATTTTTGATAAAGATTTTTTAAATTTCGGAAGAGAAATTTTGTTTACCAAGCCTGAAGTTTGGAGAAGAGTTTATGAAATTTCAACGATCGGACATGAATTCGGACATGTGCTTTTTGTTAGCGAAGATAGTGAAAAAGAGATGAATACTGGCGGCGTGTTTAAATTTATAGAAGAGTATAAGGCAACAACCGGCGGGCTTGTGAATTTCTTTTTGCACGAAGAAGAAATGTATAAGCTGCCCGTATTTCATGAGCTCATAGCGCGCTGCGTGGGGCTTATAGCTTGGCGTGAGGTTGATGAGGTTAGAGCGTATTATTGCGAAGGACTTATCCATCTTAGCTTGCTTTTTAAAGCGGGTGTGCTTGGTTTTAAAGATGAGAAATTAAGCGTGAATTTTAGCTTGCAAAGCTACGAGAAATTCAAAGAAATTTGTATGAAAAACTATGAGGATTTGGCAACTCATTATGTTAAAAAGGCTGAAGCGGGCGAGTTTTTGGCTAAATTTTGCGAACCTGACGGACAAAGCTATCTGCCAAAAGATGAAAATGTAAGAGAATTTGTCAAATTTTACTTTGATTTGTACCAAAAAATCGGCAATGAGATCGATAATAGCGGCGAGTGGGAAAGATGGCAAGAAAGAGCGAACGAAATATACAAAAAGGAGATTGTGTGA
- a CDS encoding acyl-CoA thioesterase yields the protein MEAMGEPRIKVVALPKDTNSAGNIFGGWIMSQIDLAGATAAREVAPERVVTISMQEVIFKEPVFIGDVVSCYAKILAVGKTSIKTQIEVTAQRLNKDGFRECIHVTSAIATYVSVTKDGVKKPIDEELKRLHGF from the coding sequence ATAGAGGCTATGGGAGAACCGCGCATAAAAGTAGTTGCGCTACCAAAGGATACAAACTCTGCGGGTAATATATTTGGCGGTTGGATAATGAGTCAAATCGACCTTGCGGGAGCTACGGCTGCTCGTGAGGTAGCGCCTGAGAGAGTTGTGACGATATCTATGCAAGAGGTTATTTTTAAAGAGCCTGTTTTTATCGGTGATGTGGTTAGCTGCTACGCTAAAATTCTTGCAGTGGGCAAAACATCGATAAAAACGCAGATAGAAGTAACAGCTCAAAGGCTAAATAAAGACGGCTTTCGCGAGTGCATACACGTAACAAGCGCGATCGCAACCTACGTAAGTGTGACAAAAGACGGAGTTAAAAAGCCGATTGATGAAGAGTTAAAGAGGCTGCACGGGTTTTAA
- a CDS encoding ABC transporter substrate-binding protein, which translates to MKKLSLVSLLILGLLSLNASEFRSVKDMAGNEVKIPAVTTKIAALWHANNQMILTVGGADKIVATTDKIKQNKWFAHIYKPIAQIPASLNGNDIQIEELVKLAPDAIIVSNKNYREELVKHGFNVFYALFTNYDDMKKSVMMTAEIIGNNAISKAKEFNDYFDSNFKLVNDITSKISATDRPKVLHILNGTNLLKVDGKKTIINEWIELAGGVNAIEKEGNMIEITAEEIIKADPDVIIVGGVKNEQAVEKIYKDVAFSGLKGVKDKRVYGNPSGVFSWDRYGSEGALQILWAAKTLHPEKFQNIDMMAETKKFYKQFMDYELSDEEFGYILKGLSPEGK; encoded by the coding sequence ATGAAAAAACTAAGCTTAGTTTCTCTACTTATTTTAGGGCTTTTAAGCCTAAATGCAAGCGAATTTAGAAGCGTAAAAGATATGGCTGGAAATGAGGTAAAAATTCCTGCCGTAACTACAAAAATCGCCGCTCTTTGGCACGCAAATAACCAGATGATCCTAACGGTAGGCGGTGCGGACAAGATCGTAGCAACTACCGATAAGATCAAGCAAAACAAGTGGTTTGCACACATCTATAAGCCTATCGCACAAATTCCAGCCTCACTAAACGGCAACGATATCCAGATAGAAGAGCTCGTAAAGCTGGCTCCTGATGCTATCATCGTGTCAAACAAAAACTACCGCGAAGAGCTAGTTAAACATGGATTTAACGTATTTTACGCGCTTTTTACAAACTATGACGATATGAAAAAAAGTGTGATGATGACAGCTGAGATAATCGGCAACAATGCAATTAGTAAGGCTAAAGAGTTTAACGACTATTTTGACTCAAATTTTAAGCTAGTAAATGATATCACGAGTAAGATTTCAGCTACCGATCGTCCAAAAGTGCTTCACATACTAAACGGTACAAATTTGTTAAAAGTTGATGGCAAAAAGACTATCATAAACGAGTGGATCGAGCTTGCAGGCGGAGTTAACGCTATTGAAAAAGAGGGCAACATGATAGAAATAACCGCCGAAGAGATCATCAAAGCAGATCCTGACGTAATCATCGTTGGAGGGGTTAAAAACGAGCAGGCGGTTGAAAAAATCTATAAAGACGTAGCGTTTTCGGGATTAAAAGGGGTTAAAGATAAGCGAGTTTATGGAAATCCAAGCGGAGTTTTTAGCTGGGATAGATATGGCTCAGAAGGTGCTCTTCAAATACTTTGGGCGGCTAAAACCTTGCATCCTGAGAAGTTTCAAAATATCGACATGATGGCTGAAACTAAGAAATTTTATAAGCAATTTATGGACTACGAACTAAGCGACGAGGAGTTTGGCTACATCTTAAAAGGGCTAAGTCCTGAGGGTAAATAG
- a CDS encoding iron ABC transporter permease has protein sequence MNLNITKKRTSFKFTLILLVSLTFITAILALGIGRFSVGFSDVARSMLALLGFELEIPQNIYNVVTQIRLPRIVAAILVGAALGVSGTAYQGVFRNQLVSPDLLGVSAGACVGAASAILLDFSLLGIQAMAFVCGLIAVGMTLSIPKLMGRASTLMLVLSGVIVSGLMMSIIGFLKYIADPETKLADIVYWQLGSLAKVDVSNLYVLAPVMVVCVILLMLMSWRINLLSLGDLGAARLGVNVALERGVIIVCATLLTASSVCISGIVAWIGLLMPHLARMLVGADNSRSIPASIFMSAIFLVIVDTLARTMSVSEVPLGVLTGFIGTTFFIWVLFKNKRVV, from the coding sequence TTGAATTTAAATATTACAAAAAAGCGAACTTCTTTTAAATTTACGCTCATCTTGCTTGTCTCGCTTACTTTTATAACGGCGATTTTAGCACTTGGCATAGGTAGATTTAGCGTAGGCTTTAGCGATGTGGCACGCTCTATGCTGGCTTTACTTGGATTTGAGCTTGAGATACCTCAAAATATCTATAACGTCGTTACGCAAATTCGCCTTCCTCGCATAGTGGCAGCGATTTTGGTAGGGGCTGCGCTTGGAGTAAGCGGCACCGCGTATCAAGGAGTTTTTAGAAACCAGCTTGTAAGCCCCGATCTGCTTGGTGTCTCGGCGGGCGCTTGCGTGGGTGCGGCTAGTGCGATACTACTTGATTTTTCACTGCTTGGTATTCAGGCTATGGCGTTTGTCTGTGGGCTGATCGCCGTTGGCATGACGCTAAGCATACCAAAGCTTATGGGTCGAGCAAGCACCTTGATGCTCGTGCTTTCAGGTGTCATCGTAAGTGGACTCATGATGTCTATAATCGGCTTTTTAAAATACATCGCAGACCCAGAAACCAAGCTAGCCGACATCGTTTATTGGCAGCTTGGAAGCCTGGCTAAGGTAGATGTGTCAAATTTATACGTGCTTGCTCCTGTCATGGTGGTTTGCGTGATCTTGCTCATGCTTATGAGCTGGCGGATAAATTTGCTCTCGCTTGGCGATCTTGGCGCGGCTAGGCTTGGCGTAAACGTCGCACTTGAGCGAGGCGTCATCATAGTTTGCGCGACATTGCTTACCGCAAGTAGCGTTTGCATAAGCGGTATAGTGGCTTGGATAGGGCTTTTGATGCCTCATCTTGCGCGCATGCTAGTAGGTGCCGATAACTCAAGAAGCATACCGGCAAGCATATTTATGAGTGCGATTTTTTTGGTTATCGTTGATACTTTGGCTCGCACGATGAGTGTGAGTGAAGTGCCTCTTGGCGTGCTTACGGGCTTTATCGGCACGACATTTTTCATCTGGGTGCTTTTTAAAAACAAAAGGGTTGTTTGA
- a CDS encoding ABC transporter ATP-binding protein codes for MLEIIDLNFAYPNGAGRLKNVNLSLKKGEILTVLGKNGAGKSTMLGLMSGALKPNSGKVMLNGRNVLDMSNKERAKLMAYVAQSEVCEYEYSALEYITMGRAAHLGIFAKPAKEDYETAKKYIQMLGIGHLESKFITQMSGGEKQMSSIARALTAEPELIIFDEPTSALDFGNQYKFLKMAKWLLEKGYTIILTTHNPDFAILLGGVVALVKNGGEVECGSVNEIIKSENLSRLYDTALDVSFVESVKRNCCLTYPL; via the coding sequence ATGCTTGAGATAATCGATCTAAATTTTGCCTATCCAAACGGTGCAGGGCGTCTTAAAAACGTAAATTTAAGCCTTAAAAAGGGTGAAATTTTAACCGTGCTTGGTAAAAATGGTGCTGGCAAATCAACTATGCTTGGTCTTATGAGCGGCGCGCTTAAGCCAAATTCGGGCAAGGTTATGCTCAATGGACGAAATGTGCTTGATATGAGTAACAAAGAGCGAGCTAAGCTTATGGCGTATGTGGCGCAAAGCGAGGTTTGCGAGTACGAATACAGCGCGCTTGAATACATCACAATGGGTCGGGCGGCTCATCTTGGAATTTTTGCTAAGCCTGCAAAAGAGGACTACGAAACGGCTAAAAAATACATCCAAATGCTTGGTATCGGCCATCTTGAGAGCAAATTTATAACTCAAATGAGCGGAGGAGAAAAACAGATGAGTTCTATCGCTAGAGCCCTTACCGCCGAGCCTGAACTCATCATATTTGATGAGCCTACGTCAGCGCTTGATTTTGGCAACCAGTATAAGTTTTTAAAGATGGCAAAATGGCTACTTGAAAAGGGCTACACGATAATTCTAACTACTCATAATCCCGACTTTGCTATCTTGCTTGGCGGAGTTGTAGCACTTGTGAAAAACGGCGGAGAGGTCGAGTGCGGAAGTGTAAATGAGATAATCAAAAGCGAAAATTTAAGCCGGCTTTACGATACTGCGCTTGATGTGAGCTTTGTTGAGAGCGTAAAGCGAAATTGTTGCTTAACTTATCCGCTTTAA